Proteins from a genomic interval of Beijerinckia indica subsp. indica ATCC 9039:
- the exbB gene encoding tonB-system energizer ExbB, protein MTDCRHVLNLQERLPQRPARTRRERRTTLLPLVCLTQFALVSAPVLILGPSLALAQTASQQPSASSPSPLAPSSQTASSQATPAAEPAAPAATAASEAPAVEPGSVAAAVDPSNIPHDLSPWGMFTHADIIVQGVMLGLLFASLVTWTIGIAKCLELMAGDRNARRGLNILSGAQSLRLADSALEGTLGRGKGVVAKLVSAAIAEAERSQGLPADGVKERAAALLSRIEIRASRAMTRGTGLLATIGATGPFVGLFGTVWGIMNSFIGISKSNTTNLAVVAPGIAEALLATACGLVAAIPAVIIYNVFSRAIAGYKGILGDASTEVLRHLSRDLDRAALKDQKDWRVTNLRQPAE, encoded by the coding sequence ATGACCGACTGTAGACATGTGCTTAACCTGCAGGAGCGCTTGCCGCAGCGCCCCGCGCGAACGAGGCGGGAGAGAAGAACAACGCTTCTGCCGCTGGTCTGTCTCACTCAATTCGCTCTCGTCTCGGCGCCCGTGCTGATCCTGGGGCCGAGCCTAGCGCTTGCACAAACCGCGTCTCAACAGCCGTCAGCGTCAAGCCCTTCTCCTCTGGCTCCCTCTTCTCAAACCGCGTCTTCTCAAGCCACGCCGGCCGCTGAGCCGGCGGCACCAGCGGCAACCGCCGCCTCCGAGGCTCCCGCTGTTGAACCCGGGAGCGTCGCCGCTGCCGTCGATCCTTCCAACATTCCGCATGATCTTTCGCCTTGGGGCATGTTCACGCATGCCGATATCATCGTCCAGGGCGTCATGCTGGGCCTCCTGTTCGCCTCCCTGGTGACCTGGACCATCGGCATCGCCAAATGCCTCGAACTCATGGCGGGCGACCGCAATGCCCGGCGTGGGCTCAATATTCTCTCCGGCGCGCAGAGCCTGCGTCTCGCTGATAGTGCTCTTGAAGGCACGCTCGGACGCGGCAAGGGCGTCGTGGCGAAGCTGGTCAGCGCCGCCATTGCCGAGGCCGAACGGTCCCAGGGCCTGCCGGCGGATGGTGTCAAGGAACGCGCCGCCGCGCTTTTGAGCCGGATCGAGATCCGCGCCAGCCGGGCGATGACACGCGGCACCGGCCTCCTCGCAACCATCGGCGCAACCGGTCCCTTCGTCGGTCTGTTCGGCACCGTCTGGGGCATCATGAACAGTTTCATCGGCATTTCGAAATCCAATACGACCAATCTCGCCGTCGTCGCGCCTGGCATCGCCGAGGCTCTTCTGGCGACCGCCTGCGGTCTCGTGGCCGCCATTCCCGCCGTCATCATCTACAATGTCTTCTCGCGCGCCATCGCCGGCTACAAAGGCATTCTCGGTGATGCCTCGACCGAAGTGTTGCGGCATCTCTCGCGCGACCTCGACCGTGCCGCCCTCAAGGATCAAAAGGACTGGCGCGTCACCAATCTGCGGCAGCCGGCGGAATAA
- a CDS encoding Fe2+-dependent dioxygenase, with amino-acid sequence MIVHIPAVLNAEQIARCRAVMQTGDWIDGRVTAGHQSRLVKNNLQLPESSPEHQELGEMIVRALWHNPLFISAVLPHTIFPPLFNRYDVGMGFGTHVDTAVRRNLDGSLRIRTDVSATLFLAGPEDYDGGELTIEDTYGTHSVRLPAGDLIIYPADSLHFVSPVTRGSRIASFFWIQSLIRDKTQRNLLFNLDTAIMRLTEDVAGNPALVSLQGVYHNLLRQWAEI; translated from the coding sequence ATGATCGTTCACATCCCCGCAGTTCTCAATGCCGAGCAGATCGCGCGCTGTCGCGCGGTCATGCAGACAGGTGACTGGATCGACGGTCGTGTGACTGCCGGCCATCAATCGAGACTCGTGAAGAACAATCTGCAATTGCCGGAAAGCAGTCCCGAACATCAAGAACTCGGCGAAATGATCGTGCGGGCCTTGTGGCATAATCCCCTCTTCATTTCCGCCGTCCTGCCGCATACGATCTTTCCACCCTTGTTCAACCGTTACGATGTTGGCATGGGATTTGGTACACATGTGGATACGGCCGTGCGACGGAACTTGGATGGCAGCTTGCGTATCCGTACCGATGTTTCGGCCACTTTGTTCCTGGCCGGCCCCGAAGATTATGACGGTGGCGAACTGACCATCGAGGATACTTACGGCACGCATAGCGTGAGATTGCCTGCTGGCGACCTCATCATCTATCCGGCGGATAGCTTGCATTTTGTTTCACCGGTGACGCGCGGTTCGCGCATTGCGTCGTTTTTTTGGATTCAGAGTTTGATTCGTGACAAGACGCAGCGAAACTTGCTATTCAATTTAGATACAGCAATTATGCGCCTGACCGAAGATGTAGCGGGCAACCCCGCGCTGGTCTCTTTGCAGGGCGTTTACCACAATCTGCTGCGTCAATGGGCTGAGATCTAA
- a CDS encoding PepSY-associated TM helix domain-containing protein, giving the protein MVMRRDHVGAMAFSHSSRPSLAEASPIKKRPGTWRPLWRKIHLYLGFGSGLVLLVLALSGITLIFSDDLDRLLHPDFYATTGAEAALTPDVYLAAATAVVPEGAATQLRWPRTTGAPVTVLVRAEPKHRATDQGADHTATKKDMDAAPSGERRNEARQFLVFLDPPTARVLGTVNYRERFAAIVLSLHRSLLVPQWFGADIVGFSGIGLAILCVTGLVLWWPRGPFLKGLYFHRGRYLRTNLHYTTGFWVLAPLTIMVVTGLTLSYPRQARGLVNVFAELSPRPPERPGRDALLLAPHLDPAEILDRALAQIRQEAPETLLRPVSLTWPSMSGKVWRVQLDLGQEESTLLIDDATGEVARAPETLSGEALLLFLRRLHGATHHGLVWEGLALLAGLGIPLLLVTGILMWLRRRPHAVENLPATAVCLPESEQSAA; this is encoded by the coding sequence ATGGTCATGCGGCGCGATCATGTTGGAGCCATGGCTTTTTCTCACTCTTCCAGACCTTCTCTCGCAGAGGCGTCCCCGATCAAAAAACGCCCCGGGACCTGGCGACCGCTCTGGCGCAAGATTCATCTCTACCTCGGTTTCGGCTCAGGATTGGTGCTCCTGGTCCTCGCGCTGAGCGGGATCACCTTGATCTTCAGCGATGATCTCGATCGTCTCCTGCATCCGGATTTTTACGCAACGACCGGCGCCGAAGCCGCGCTCACGCCCGACGTCTATCTCGCCGCCGCCACAGCCGTCGTGCCGGAGGGCGCGGCAACGCAATTGCGCTGGCCACGGACGACCGGCGCGCCGGTGACCGTCCTGGTTCGGGCGGAGCCCAAACATCGCGCAACTGATCAAGGCGCCGATCACACCGCCACGAAGAAAGATATGGACGCCGCCCCCTCCGGGGAACGTCGCAACGAGGCGCGCCAGTTTCTCGTTTTTCTTGATCCACCGACCGCGCGGGTCCTCGGCACCGTCAATTATCGCGAGCGTTTCGCCGCTATTGTCCTCAGTCTGCATCGCAGTCTTTTGGTGCCGCAATGGTTCGGGGCCGATATCGTCGGCTTCTCCGGCATCGGTCTCGCGATCCTCTGCGTGACCGGCCTGGTGCTTTGGTGGCCGCGCGGCCCTTTCCTTAAGGGTCTGTATTTCCATCGCGGCCGCTATCTGCGCACCAATTTGCATTATACGACCGGTTTCTGGGTCCTGGCGCCGCTCACCATCATGGTCGTGACTGGTTTGACACTGAGCTATCCGCGACAGGCGCGCGGCCTCGTCAATGTGTTCGCAGAGCTCTCGCCACGTCCGCCCGAGCGGCCTGGTCGCGATGCTCTGTTGCTGGCGCCGCATCTCGACCCCGCCGAGATTCTCGATCGAGCCCTGGCGCAGATCCGCCAAGAGGCCCCGGAAACGCTGCTGCGGCCCGTGTCACTCACTTGGCCATCCATGAGCGGTAAGGTGTGGCGCGTCCAACTAGATCTCGGGCAAGAAGAAAGCACTCTGCTGATCGATGATGCGACGGGCGAGGTCGCACGCGCCCCAGAAACACTCTCGGGTGAGGCTTTGCTGCTCTTCCTGCGGCGTCTCCATGGCGCGACCCATCACGGCCTCGTCTGGGAAGGCCTCGCTCTTCTCGCCGGCCTCGGCATCCCCCTGCTTCTCGTCACCGGCATTCTGATGTGGCTGCGTCGGCGCCCACACGCAGTGGAAAACCTGCCGGCCACGGCTGTCTGCTTGCCTGAATCCGAGCAAAGCGCAGCCTAA